Proteins encoded within one genomic window of Arachis ipaensis cultivar K30076 chromosome B08, Araip1.1, whole genome shotgun sequence:
- the LOC107610954 gene encoding mediator of RNA polymerase II transcription subunit 15-like translates to MVDGAWLKLGRRLHGVCDVPGLEGQPQEISLSQNALQSEEVQHATNSSNIQEGPSDVAFTTQSNPTRRLKNPVVRPPPPPTQYVQFSQAPTIDQSNPTANMPSFMSTPPPAPRPTLWFKSQPGEGPALRSHTSANPTHGPISPPTNPTSGDSAISAETTVAASSGTASRHFKFVPTSDFRRPGLRPPKKT, encoded by the exons ATGGTTGACGGAGCTTGGTTGAAGCTTGGACGGAGATTGCACGGAGTTTGCGACGTGCCAG GTCTAGAAGGTCAACCACAAGAGATTTCTTTGTCACAGAATGCCCTACAATCAGAGGAG GTCCAGCATGCTACAAATTCCAGCAACATTCAAGAAGGTCCATCTGATGTAGCCTTCACAACTCAATCCAATCCAACCCGAAGGTTAAAGAACCCTGTTGTTAGGCCCCCACCTCCACCAACCCAGTATGTACAATTCAGTCAAGCACCTACAATAGATCAATCTAACCCAACTGCCAACATGCCAAGTTTCATGTCCACACCCCCACCAGCACCAAGGCCAACACTATGGTTCAAATCTCAACCAGGAGAAGGTCCAGCTCTGAGGTCCCATACTTCGGCAAATCCTACTCATGGCCCAATATCTCCTCCAACAAATCCAACAAGTGGAGATAGTGCAATATCAGCAGAAACAACAGTTGCTGCAAGCTCGGGAACTGCTTCAAGGCATTTCAAATTTGTGCCCACTTCCGACTTCAGGCGCCCAGGACTTAGGCCACCTAAGAAGACATGA
- the LOC107612782 gene encoding dirigent protein 16, with protein sequence MLIRSLFTASMAMLITVAQWEVIGVSAIDPIAATGKEPMIELYMHDIQGGSSPTARPVTGLLGNIYSGQVPFAMPIGFNIPQGQTAVPNANGALPTVNGVFGIPLGTGLAGTSFAGDSGNNNNQNNAQLQLGPDGLGLGFGTITVIDDVLTAQPELGSQIVGKAQGVYVASSADGSRQMMTFTALFEGGEYGDSLNFYGLYKIGSAMSQLSVIGGTGKFKNASGFAELRALIPPGQVSTDGAETLLRITVHLNY encoded by the coding sequence ATGTTGATAAGATCATTATTTACAGCTTCAATGGCAATGTTAATTACCGTTGCTCAATGGGAAGTGATTGGTGTATCCGCAATTGACCCGATTGCAGCCACAGGAAAAGAACCAATGATTGAGTTGTACATGCATGACATTCAAGGAGGAAGCAGCCCAACAGCTAGGCCGGTTACCGGCTTGCTGGGCAACATTTACAGCGGGCAAGTGCCTTTTGCGATGCCAATAGGATTCAACATCCCGCAAGGTCAGACTGCTGTCCCCAATGCCAATGGTGCTCTTCCAACTGTCAACGGAGTATTCGGGATCCCACTTGGAACCGGCTTGGCTGGTACGAGCTTTGCAGGAGACTCAGGGAACAATAACAACCAGAATAATGCCCAGTTGCAGTTAGGACCTGATGGTTTGGGACTTGGTTTCGGCACAATCACTGTAATTGATGATGTTTTAACGGCTCAACCAGAACTGGGGTCACAAATAGTTGGGAAAGCTCAAGGAGTGTACGTGGCGAGCTCGGCAGATGGGAGTAGACAGATGATGACATTTACCGCCTTGTTCGAAGGAGGGGAGTATGGAGACAGCCTTAACTTCTATGGCCTGTACAAGATAGGGAGCGCCATGTCGCAGTTATCAGTGATCGGGGGCACAGGGAAGTTCAAGAACGCAAGCGGTTTTGCAGAGCTCAGAGCTCTTATCCCCCCAGGACAGGTTTCCACTGATGGAGCAGAGACATTGCTAAGGATCACTGTCCATTTGAACTACTAA